One genomic region from Eremothecium gossypii ATCC 10895 chromosome I, complete sequence encodes:
- a CDS encoding uncharacterized protein (Syntenic homolog of Saccharomyces cerevisiae YML108W), translating to MATDNFYRMMILLEEPHKQHSTDGRKIENASHDFVDELLLPIQVDDLEVLNTWFDKFDEEICIPNEGHIKYEISSDGLIVLILDKEISEVIGLVRDFVAANQLDEDSSSDAK from the coding sequence ATGGCTACCGATAACTTCTATCGCATGATGATCCTCCTAGAGGAGCCACACAAGCAACACAGTACCGACGGACGCAAGATTGAAAACGCGAGCCATGACTTTGTcgatgagctgctgctACCTATACAAGTTGACGACCTTGAAGTCCTGAACACCTGGTTTGACAAGTTCGACGAAGAAATCTGCATCCCCAACGAAGGGCATATCAAGTACGAGATTAGCAGTGATGGTCTCATCGTTCTCATCCTCGACAAGGAAATAAGTGAGGTTATCGGCTTGGTCCGCGACTTCGTTGCTGCCAACCAGCTCGACGAAGACAGCTCCAGCGATGCCAAATGA
- the ZDS1 gene encoding Zds1p (Syntenic homolog of Saccharomyces cerevisiae YML109W (ZDS2) and YMR273C (ZDS1)) produces MKADYTARASKTRGGQKVGGVRRESAGQGMSMSEDEFQAAQVRQRRSKSCAGPLEGVQERVLRAHTRQAKEKRKSEVLIAAQSLDYELQNVKNLKRISIGSMDLLMDPEMEFRMNGAAVSPSASPRNSLTEESLEWFQLSAEQEQGGELPLHAESIDAHSSAGGSSDTARDELLTSASSVVPSEELSCSHPLSPPAAAKKSTLMSSRSKLGRQHTDTTHTKQATGEPFSSNLLWVRADQHPNVKPENYLELVHDTLNNLRIGARHGRGDSPVQQSNTPVANGESSTASARSLVRKQSRLRKSFTEVEAIEESQFTDSIGSEIPVGKRMRVSSLKEITEELTRISNNAGLTDSDAITLARTLGIGSQSADEHATFSECVPSAEAEENEYASSILAKNGLAIPARSSLRRSKFTTYRIRSAGSDSSPPENKSTSSSSLAAAYERNSRSPKMQKAAFKGSHPRLSGENTSLAPQSPNSINDIYDHYNTSDTDDGSPELQGSPVTHTSDASFTSSPNIASGEHCARNAHKISPISVSQLSATSSSSTSPGSSKSAESTKSWTFDQKSPLRSITLNSSTKGHKISAEKKKGWSWFGNSRRPSSESVLLPGTDSEGCPMDESQPIQSEEYPLKHPISPVSDETPRRGNHSRNRHQTSSPEELEIGWTETSLTTLDGDTEQDGKPQHPKTKEKLEKKFMKIFKKRSGTGLSQDTPNQGEESSLKATSRIRRSRESKRQTDEPSASLTTSVSLNNHNNGRKSVSISRPTWQRTESSYNGDKGKGSITSLQPAVSVTSSRDSHEQTRQDPQPQSLVTKMDGSSSNGVTVSSQRAGFSKKGRSKTSHSRSKLSTSHDIAPVDNRPSDVDQKSTEANNTLSSRAEDSHPSLDPGKSALGPGEIAHSLPPRKLRFDDVLRPEKPNSPMKFTPSAFGFPLPPLTVSTVIMFDHRLPIYVERAIYRLSHLKLSDPKRELRQQVLLSNFMYSYLNLVNHSLYLQQIEEDKNQGIQFESTDNMASSSGVVPEKW; encoded by the coding sequence ATGAAGGCGGACTACACTGCGCGGGCGTCGAAGACGCGCGGTGGGCAGAAGGTGGGCGGGGTGAGGCGCGAAAGCGCGGGGCAGGGCATGTCAATGAGCGAGGATGAGTTCCAGGCAGCACAAGTGCGGCAACGGAGGAGCAAGAGCTGTGCAGGACCGCTGGAAGGGGTGCAGGAGCGCGTGTTGCGCGCACATACGAGGCAAGCGAAGGAAAAGCGAAAGTCCGAGGTGCTGATTGCGGCACAATCGCTGGATTACGAGTTACAGAATGTCAAGAATCTGAAGCGGATTTCCATAGGCTCGATGGATCTTCTGATGGACCCCGAGATGGAATTTCGGATGAACGGTGCTGCGGTCTCCCCCTCGGCCTCGCCGCGCAACAGTTTGACGGAGGAGTCGCTGGAGTGGTTTCAGCTCAGTGCTGAACAGGAGCAGGGTGGAGAGCTGCCACTACATGCGGAATCCATCGATGCACACTCATCAGCAGGCGGTAGTTCAGACACTGCACGTGATGAGCTGCTCACCTCCGCCAGCAGTGTAGTCCCGTCTGAAGAATTAAGTTGCAGCCATCCTTTATCGCCTCCTGCAGCCGCGAAAAAGAGCACGCTTATGTCAAGTAGATCTAAATTGGGGCGGCAGCATACCGATACCACGCATACAAAGCAAGCGACCGGCGAGCCGTTTTCAAGCAATCTACTGTGGGTGCGTGCAGACCAGCATCCCAACGTGAAGCCGGAAAACTACCTTGAACTTGTGCACGACACCTTGAATAATCTACGTATCGGCGCGAGGCACGGTAGAGGCGATAGTCCGGTGCAGCAGAGCAATACGCCCGTGGCCAATGGTGAAAGTAGCACCGCCTCTGCCAGGTCTCTGGTGCGTAAACAGTCGAGACTTCGGAAGTCATTCACAGAAGTGGAAGCTATAGAAGAGTCACAGTTCACAGATTCTATCGGTAGTGAAATTCCAGTTGGTAAACGCATGCGAGTGTCGTCATTGAAGGAAATAACCGAAGAGCTGACACGAATTTCTAACAATGCAGGGTTGACAGATAGCGACGCGATTACTCTCGCACGGACGTTAGGTATTGGATCGCAATCTGCTGATGAGCATGCAACCTTTTCTGAGTGCGTGCCAAGTgcagaagcagaagaaAATGAGTATGCGTCCAGCATATTAGCCAAAAATGGGCTTGCGATTCCGGCTCGGTCCTCCCTCAGGCGTAGCAAGTTCACCACATACCGCATTCGGTCTGCGGGAAGCGATAGCTCGCCCCCAGAAAACAAATCGACGTCATCTTCATCATTAGCAGCAGCATACGAAAGGAATAGTAGGAGTCCAAAGATGCAAAAGGCAGCGTTTAAAGGTTCGCATCCACGTCTGTCGGGTGAGAATACCAGTCTTGCTCCACAGTCTCCCAATTCAATCAATGATATTTATGATCACTACAATACATCAGATACCGATGATGGGTCGCCGGAACTTCAAGGCTCACCAGTGACCCACACTTCAGATGCAAGTTTCACTTCTTCGCCAAACATAGCATCTGGTGAACACTGCGCCAGAAATGCTCATAAGATATCACCTATATCTGTGTCCCAATTATCTGCCACATCTTCGTCTTCAACTTCTCCTGGAAGCTCAAAAAGTGCTGAGAGTACGAAGTCTTGGACCTTTGATCAAAAATCACCTCTTCGGAGTATCACTCTAAACTCTTCTACAAAAGGACATAAGATATCCGCTGAAAAAAAGAAGGGTTGGAGTTGGTTTGGAAATAGTAGGAGGCCTTCCTCGGAGTCGGTGCTTCTGCCGGGTACCGATTCGGAGGGTTGTCCCATGGACGAATCCCAACCAATACAGTCCGAAGAATATCCTTTAAAGCATCCAATTTCACCGGTCTCTGATGAAACGCCTAGGAGAGGGAACCACTCGAGGAACCGTCACCAGACTTCATCACCCGAGGAGTTAGAGATTGGATGGACTGAAACATCTTTGACTACACTAGATGGTGACACTGAACAAGATGGGAAGCCACAACATCCGAAGACAAAGGAGAAGTTAGAGAAGAAGTTCATGAAGATATTTAAAAAAAGATCGGGTACAGGGCTCTCACAAGATACCCCAAATCAAGGAGAAGAAAGCTCGTTAAAGGCCACCTCGAGGATTCGAAGAAGCCGTGAATCCAAGCGACAAACCGATGAACCTTCCGCCAGCTTGACAACATCTGTTTCTCTGAACAATCATAATAATGGCAGAAAGTCGGTTTCAATTTCCAGGCCAACCTGGCAGCGAACTGAGAGTTCCTATAATGGCGATAAAGGTAAAGGCTCTATAACTAGCCTCCAGCCCGCTGTTAGTGTGACGAGTTCAAGGGATTCGCATGAACAGACGCGCCAAGATCCCCAACCACAAAGCCTAGTAACTAAGATGGATGGTTCTTCATCGAATGGGGTTACGGTATCTTCGCAGCGAGCAGGCTTTTCAAAGAAGGGTCGCAGTAAAACTAGCCATTCAAGGTCTAAATTGTCCACTTCACATGACATCGCACCAGTGGACAATCGGCCCTCAGATGTGGATCAGAAAAGTACGGAGGCTAATAACACATTGTCTTCCCGCGCCGAAGATAGCCATCCATCCTTAGATCCAGGCAAGTCAGCGCTCGGACCTGGGGAGATAGCCCATAGCTTGCCTCCTCGTAAACTTCGATTCGACGATGTGCTTCGGCCTGAGAAACCGAATTCGCCCATGAAATTTACTCCTAGCGCTTTCGGATTTCCGCTTCCTCCTTTGACTGTTTCTACTGTGATTATGTTTGACCACCGACTGCCTATCTATGTTGAGCGTGCCATATACAGGCTGAGTCACTTGAAGCTGAGCGATCCAAAGCGGGAACTACGGCAACAAGTTCTACTCAGTAATTTCATGTATTCTTACTTGAATCTGGTAAATCATAGCCTATATCTGCAACAGATAGAGGAGGATAAAAACCAAGGCATTCAATTTGAGAGCACAGACAACATGGCATCTTCCAGTGGTGTGGTTCCCGAGAAGTGGTGA
- the SCS7 gene encoding fatty acid alpha-hydroxylase (Syntenic homolog of Saccharomyces cerevisiae YMR272C (SCS7)): protein MVSKTLPLYSKATLQKHTDRTSCWVSVGNRKIYDVSQFLDEHPGGDQYILDYAGKDITAVLKDKLIHEHTEAAYEILDESYLVGYLATEEEEIKLLTNEKHVMEVTPENLDTTTFVKELPAEEVLSVATDFGTDYTKHHFLDLNKPLLMQVLRGNFTRDFYIDQIHRPRHYGKGSAPLFGNFLEPLSKTVWWVVPMVWYPVVLYYLTRALQNMPAHLALTCFAAGVFVWTLIEYSLHRFLFHFDDNMPESNIAFTVHFLLHGVHHYLPMDKYRLVMPPALFVVLCAPFYRLVFSIFPEYCACGCFAGGLFGYVCYDVTHYFLHHHKLPPFMRKLKKYHLEHHYKNYELGFGVTSWYWDKVFGTYLASNSPVSRPKCE from the coding sequence ATGGTATCCAAAACGCTACCTCTTTATTCCAAGGCGACTCTTCAAAAACACACTGACCGCACCAGCTGTTGGGTCAGTGTCGGCAACCGTAAGATCTACGATGTGTCACAGTTCCTGGATGAGCATCCTGGGGGGGACCAGTATATTCTAGATTATGCAGGAAAGGATATTACAGCAGTTCTAAAAGACAAGTTGATCCATGAACACACCGAGGCAGCCTACGAAATACTGGACGAATCTTACCTGGTAGGCTACTTGGCTACAGAAGAGGAAGAAATAAAGTTACTTACGAATGAGAAGCATGTTATGGAGGTCACGCCCGAGAATTTGGACACTACGACGTTTGTCAAGGAGCTACCCGCGGAGGAAGTGTTGTCTGTTGCAACAGACTTCGGTACCGATTACACGAAGCACCACTTCCTGGACCTGAACAAGCCACTATTGATGCAGGTGTTGCGTGGAAATTTTACGCGCGACTTCTATATTGATCAAATTCACCGGCCGCGCCACTACGGTAAAGGCTCTGCGCCTCTATTTGGAAACTTTCTGGAGCCACTATCGAAGACCGTGTGGTGGGTCGTCCCTATGGTATGGTATCCAGTTGTCTTGTACTACCTGACCCGGGCACTACAGAACATGCCAGCCCATCTGGCACTGACCTGCTTTGCGGCTGGGGTGTTCGTTTGGACACTGATCGAGTACAGCTTACACCGCTTTCTATTTCACTTCGATGATAATATGCCGGAATCCAATATAGCCTTTACTGTGCACTTCTTGCTACATGGAGTCCACCACTATCTGCCCATGGACAAGTATCGATTAGTTATGCCACCTGCGCTATTTGTAGTTCTGTGTGCGCCATTCTACCGCTTGGTGTTCTCGATCTTCCCTGAGTATTGCGCATGCGGCTGTTTTGCGGGCGGACTTTTTGGCTATGTCTGCTATGATGTTACCCACTATTTCCTGCACCATCATAAGCTCCCTCCATTCATGCGCAAGCTCAAGAAGTACCACCTCGAACACCATTACAAGAACTACGAGCTAGGTTTCGGTGTAACATCATGGTACTGGGACAAGGTATTCGGGACATACTTGGCTTCAAATTCTCCTGTAAGTCGACCAAAGTGCGAGTGA
- the SMC3 gene encoding cohesin subunit SMC3 (Syntenic homolog of Saccharomyces cerevisiae YJL074C (SMC3)) translates to MYIKKVIIRGFKTYKNKTEIDNFSPHHNVVVGFNGSGKSNFFAAIRFVLSDDYTNLKREERRSLIYQGTSSVMSGYVEIVFHGAENRTLLGAQDGGVIHIRRTVGLKKDEYMINNKNASRSDVQRLLESAGFSTSNPYNIVPQGRIVSLTNAQNRERLQLLEEVIGAKSFERKLKESLQKMETTEKNREKIRIELEEVEAKLNELDEERKELEKYNSLDRKRKMCQFALYDRELNEVTSMVEKLDGEYTNTLVLSEQYIQELEKRESLIETLTKSLNQLGSELKMKESTDLQQAKDSELELAKHLADLNVKYEELISQNNALKEQSASNSESLLAIRSQIAVKEQQLARLSPRFEQLTIEEAAMKAEFKALQQRQRDLLAKRGKYSQFRNKAERDAWIDQELSILKEELQCSSIALTSISEERDSLRIKLTTLDDQIMELNDSAHGPGINAELEDVQQELTVLKKAHLFKIDERKQLWRSEQKIQSVLESLVDDVKRAEGTLSETMDRSLATGLKNVSEIAQRLNLPEGSVFGPLGELIKISEKYKACAEVVGGTSLFHVVVDTENTAALLMQELYNSKGGRVTFIPLNRVHVDSNIVYPSNDEHHCTPLIKKIKYDPKFERAIKHVFGKTIVVKDLNQGTKLAKQFRLNAITLDGDKADSRGVLTGGFHDHHKQKRLDSMRDLKSLKKEQQGNKSQLEEVKEKLHSIDQEIDELNDKIKKSMSRREMILTQVEAVNIKLEKAKRERFLLEETMVQLISKEEKAKINQKLLQDKLDMYTEDLSRDFDTELTLTEREELDEIAKKLPDLENLLNTTTDALSSVVVKIDSLKAELDSKLKPQAKELEDQPNEIMSTTAIQNLQEHIDAVEDERKTLLERKSTVDNEVQKISEIIDTLKSRQEEEEKSLEKANSQQRALLKKLDNYQKEAEKSMLRKMTLSTRRDELQQKIRDIGLLPDDSADKYHNMSSSELLKELSSINDKISKMTNVNKRALENFKKFDDKQKDVMKRAKELDESKESIEKLIDKLKKQKVEAVENTFKKVSENFTQLFEKMVPRGTGKLVIHRRENEPSKPSKRQQKKRKRQETEDVHFNDDQDENSSQDSIYSGVSIEVSFNSKKDEQVHVEQLSGGQKTVCAIALILAIQMVDPAPFYLFDEIDAALDKQYRTAVAATVKQLSSQAQFICTTFRGDMIAVADRFYRVNFENKISTVVEVTKAEALNFVTGREKNENVI, encoded by the coding sequence ATGTACATAAAGAAGGTGATTATACGGGGCTTTAAGACCTACAAGAACAAGACTGAGATTGATAACTTCTCTCCTCATCATAATGTTGTAGTTGGTTTTAACGGTTCTGGTAAGTCTAACTTCTTCGCCGCCATTCGCTTTGTTTTAAGCGACGATTACACCAATTTGAAACGGGAGGAACGACGGTCGCTTATCTATCAGGGAACTTCATCAGTTATGTCAGGCTATGTGGAAATTGTATTTCACGGTGCGGAGAACCGGACGCTACTTGGTGCTCAGGATGGCGGCGTGATTCACATTCGACGGACAGTTGGCCTAAAGAAAGACGAATACATGATTAATAACAAAAACGCCAGCCGCAGCGATGTACAGCGGCTGTTGGAATCCGCTGGTTTCTCTACGTCGAATCCCTATAACATTGTCCCACAGGGCAGGATTGTATCTCTCACCAACGCGCAGAACCGCGAACGCTTACAGCTCCTTGAAGAAGTCATCGGTGCGAAGTCCTTTGAGCGGAAGCTTAAGGAATCCTTGCAAAAGATGGAGACAACTGAGAAAAATCGCGAGAAGATACGTATAGAACTTGAGGAGGTCGAGGCGAAGCTTAACGAACTAGATGAGGAAAGAAAGGAGTTAGAGAAATACAACTCGCTTGACAGGAAGAGGAAGATGTGCCAGTTTGCTCTCTATGACCGTGAGCTGAATGAGGTAACAAGTATGGTAGAGAAGTTGGATGGCGAGTATACTAATACGTTGGTACTTTCTGAACAGTATATACAAGAATTGGAAAAGAGGGAAAGCCTGATCGAGACTTTAACCAAAAGTTTGAACCAGCTGGGCTCAGAATTGAAAATGAAGGAGTCTACAGATTTACAGCAAGCTAAAGATTCTGAATTGGAACTCGCGAAACACCTGGCCGACCTCAACGTGAAATACGAAGAGCTAATATCCCAGAACAACGCCCTAAAGGAACAGTCTGCGTCAAACTCTGAAAGTTTACTAGCTATTCGCTCGCAAATCGCTGTGAAGGAACAGCAGCTAGCAAGGCTATCTCCTCGTTTTGAACAACTAACTATAGAAGAAGCTGCTATGAAGGCCGAATTTAAGGCCCTTCAACAGCGCCAAAGAGATTTGTTAGCTAAGCGTGGCAAATATTCGCAATTTAGAAACAAAGCTGAAAGAGATGCTTGGATAGATCAGGAGCTCTCTATTCTGAAAGAGGAACTACAGTGCTCTAGCATTGCACTTACTTCCATTTCGGAAGAGCGGGACAGTTTAAGAATTAAGCTCACTACCTTAGATGACCAAATAATGGAGCTAAACGACTCTGCGCACGGCCCTGGTATAAATGCCGAGTTAGAAGATGTTCAACAGGAACTAACCGTTTTAAAAAAAGCACATTTGTTCAAGATCGATGAACGGAAACAGCTATGGAGGTCAGAACAAAAGATCCAGTCGGTACTTGAATCTCTGGTGGATGACGTTAAAAGAGCAGAAGGTACTCTAAGTGAAACAATGGATCGCAGCTTAGCCACTGGCCTAAAGAATGTAAGTGAAATAGCTCAGAGACTAAATTTACCAGAGGGCTCTGTTTTTGGTCCTCTTGGTGAACTTATCAAGATAAGTGAAAAGTACAAAGCATGTGCGGAAGTTGTTGGAGGTACATCGCTTTTCCATGTCGTGGTCGATACAGAGAATACAGCGGCACTTCTTATGCAAGAACTCTACAATTCAAAGGGCGGTAGAGTTACATTCATACCCTTAAACCGGGTCCACGTGGACTCAAATATTGTATACCCTTCCAACGATGAGCACCATTGCACCCCTCTGATAAAGAAGATTAAATATGACCCGAAGTTTGAAAGAGCCATAAAGCACGTTTTTGGCAAGACTATCGTGGTGAAGGACTTGAACCAGGGTACAAAGTTGGCGAAGCAGTTTAGACTGAATGCCATCACATTAGATGGCGATAAAGCGGACAGCAGAGGTGTCTTGACGGGTGGCTTTCATGATCATCATAAGCAGAAGCGACTAGACTCAATGAGAGATCTAAAATCTCTCAAGAAAGAGCAACAGGGAAATAAATCCCAACTGGAAGAAGTTAAAGAGAAACTTCATAGCATAGATCAAGAAATTGATGAATTGAATGATAAGATTAAGAAATCAATGAGTAGAAGGGAAATGATTTTGACTCAAGTCGAAGCAGTAAACATCAAATTGGAAAAGGCTAAGAGGGAAAGATTCTTACTCGAAGAGACAATGGTGCAGCTCATTTCAAAAGAAGAAAAGGCAAAAATTAATCAAAAGTTGCTACAGGATAAATTAGATATGTATACAGAGGATTTGTCCAGAGATTTTGACACTGAATTAACTCTTACAGAAAGGGAAGAACTAGACGAAATTGCCAAGAAATTGCCTGATTTAGAAAATCTGCTGAATACAACTACTGACGCGTTAAGCTCTGTTGTTGTAAAGATAGACTCTTTGAAAGCCGAATTGGATTCCAAGCTCAAGCCACAGGCGAAAGAATTGGAGGACCAGCCGAATGAAATCATGTCAACGACTGCTATTCAAAATTTACAAGAACATATTGATGCTGTAGAGGATGAACGAAAAACATTACTGGAGCGGAAATCTACTGTTGATAATGAAGTGCAGAAGATATCAGAGATTATTGATACCCTCAAGAGCCGTCAGGAAGAAGAGGAGAAATCACTGGAAAAAGCTAACTCCCAGCAACGTGCTTTATTAAAGAAACTAGACAACTATCAGAAAGAAGCGGAAAAGTCAATGCTCAGAAAAATGACGCTGTCTACCAGGCGTGACGAACTGCAACAGAAAATAAGGGATATCGGCTTGCTTCCAGATGACTCAGCAGATAAATACCATAACATGTCTAGCAGTGAGCTGCTGAAAGAATTGAGTTCCATAAATGATAAAATATCCAAGATGACAAATGTGAACAAGAGGGCCTTGGAGAACTTTAAGAAATTTGACGACAAACAAAAAGATGTTATGAAGCGCGCTAAGGAGCTTGATGAATCAAAAGAATCCATTGAAAAGCTGATCGACAAATTAAAAAAACAAAAGGTAGAGGCTGTTGAAAATACCTTCAAAAAGGTATCTGAGAACTTTACACAGCTTTTCGAAAAGATGGTCCCCAGAGGTACTGGTAAGTTGGTGATTCACCGCAGGGAGAATGAGCCAAGCAAACCATCTAAACGCCAACAGAAAAAGAGAAAACGCCAGGAGACTGAAGATGTACATTTCAATGACGATCAAGATGAAAATTCAAGTCAGGATTCCATTTATTCAGGGGTCTCAATCGAGGTTTCCTTTAACTCAAAGAAAGATGAACAGGTCCACGTCGAACAACTTTCGGGCGGTCAGAAGACTGTTTGTGCGATTGCTTTAATTTTGGCGATACAAATGGTAGATCCTGCTCCATTTTACCTTTTTGATGAAATAGATGCTGCCTTAGACAAGCAGTACCGTACAGCAGTGGCAGCAACAGTCAAACAATTATCATCCCAAGCACAATTCATTTGTACCACATTCAGAGGTGATATGATTGCTGTAGCCGACCGGTTCTACCGTGTCAACTTCGAGAACAAAATATCAACTGTTGTTGAGGTGACGAAAGCAGAAGCATTGAATTTTGTTACTGGTAGAGAGAAGAATGAGAATGTAATTTAA
- the RCE1 gene encoding CAAX prenyl protease (Syntenic homolog of Saccharomyces cerevisiae YMR274C (RCE1)), with protein MFPSSATLLSFYAATSYVAALYVFPGRRIYGHASRNDPKAIWYGMKAVGCGVLANLLIIPWLQSRLASDGFSFVDCFFRLGLVPGAYAHFRGLHWDTLAYATDILRALSILGSLYAADLLDSAAYYLLVPDTSPVVDLVDRLSCTTGLRNYVFGPITEELVYTSMVLQNYRLLQPTISRAMLLLATPMFFGVAHVHHARQLLATGHRPAQVALTSSFQILYTTLFGTFTNYIYYHTAGNLWACILLHAVCNYLSFPSLSSDVFADYCAKVPPALRALWKMRLLHAWGYTYRLCLLCGLLAFLDGIRTFSSSAGDLFLDA; from the coding sequence ATGTTCCCCTCCAGCGCCACGCTCCTTTCCTTCTACGCCGCCACATCATATGTTGCTGCCTTGTATGTGTTCCCAGGCAGGCGTATCTACGGCCATGCTAGCCGGAACGATCCAAAAGCGATCTGGTATGGGATGAAAGCCGTGGGATGTGGAGTCTTGGCAAACCTCCTGATCATTCCATGGCTACAGAGCAGGCTGGCCAGTGATGGCTTCAGCTTTGTCGATTGCTTTTTCCGCCTCGGGCTTGTGCCGGGCGCGTATGCCCACTTTCGCGGGCTGCATTGGGACACACTGGCATACGCCACCGATATTCTACGCGCACTCAGCATCTTAGGCTCTCTGTACGCCGCGGACCTCCTCGATAGCGCTGCATACTACCTGCTTGTGCCTGACACGTCGCCGGTGGTGGATCTGGTCGACCGCCTCTCGTGCACGACCGGGCTCCGGAACTACGTTTTCGGCCCGATTACCGAGGAGCTAGTCTACACCTCCATGGTACTGCAAAACTaccgcctgctgcagccCACCATCTCGCGCGCCATGCTCCTGCTGGCGACTCCTATGTTCTTCGGCGTGGCACACGTACACCacgcgcgccagctgctcgccACGGGCCACCGCCCCGCGCAGGTCGCACTCACGTCCAGTTTCCAGATTCTCTACACGACCCTGTTCGGTACCTTCACCAACTACATTTATTATCACACAGCTGGGAACCTTTGGGCCTGTATACTGCTCCACGCCGTGTGCAACTACCTGTCATTCCCTAGTCTGAGCTCTGACGTTTTCGCCGACTATTGCGCGAAAGTCCCCCCAGCATTACGTGCTCTGTGGAAAATGCGCCTCCTGCATGCATGGGGCTACACATATCGCTTGTGTCTGCTCTGCGGCCTCTTAGCCTTCCTCGACGGCATACGGACCTTTTCGTCCTCCGCCGGCGACTTGTTTCTTGACGCCTAA